The genome window GGCTTGGAAGTGACCGATTCCGGTGAAATAGTTGTCATGACCCGACAGGGCCAGAATCAACTTGTCTACTGGTACTCCCAAAAAGGGGAACTGCTGTATAAAATCATTCTTGATAAGCAAAACCTTCCTATCATGGAAGAAGATGGATGGAGTCCTGGTGTTCCAGAGAGCATCAAACCAGACAGGCAGGAACATAAACTCTATATTAAAATGGACTACTTTCCGCTGATCGATTCTCCGGACCTTAAATCGGTGAGTCGATTGTATACCCTTGATCTGACAGAAGAGCGGTATACGGGTTACTTTACCATTGCCAATCTTGAAGTTGAGCTGAATGGACAAAAAATGGATGGTATCTATGAATATCTTGGTATCACCAGTTCAGGGCTCCATTTTTTTCTAGGGTCAGATTTCAGCGGGCGGTACTATTTGATTTTTATGGATCAAACAGGGGCTGTTAAGGTCTCTCGAGTGATGTTTATTCAAGACAGCGGCATACTTTTTAGACGTTTTTTCCTTTCTGCAGAAGGCCTGTTGGCTGGTATCTTTTATGAGGAAAATGGAGCCAGGGTTTCTTGGTGGCGCACTGATAAAATAGCCGAGAAATATGCCCAATAGATTTAATAAAGGTCCAGAAATATACTCCCCAAATGAGTTAAGAGTTGAATATTCAAGGTCCGAACGGCTAGGAATGAGTTCTTTCACAGACGGAAGGAGTGGGTCTTCAAGAAAAGTATCCTTGAAAATGCTCATGCTGGACCTCTTACTCTTATGCATCATCGGGGGTGTGATTTATCCCTTTATCATAACAAGAAATAAGACAGGAAAAATTGAGGGAGTGCAATGTGATCTCTCTCTCCGTTCTTTGGATGATGAGTTGTACGTGTCTGTACTTCTACAAAATAAAGAGGATGGTCTAAGTTCCCGTCCTGTAGGGATAGAAATTCTTGTCAATGGTCATTCAGTTCAGAAAATAAATGATTTATCACCTCTTCCTGGAGAAACAAGGACATTTAGATACAGGCTGAAGAGAGAGAATGAAAAAATTTCAATCCGGTCTATAATTAGTATTGGGGAATCAAAGATAGAACTGAATGCTGTTTCTCAGGTTCCAAAGTGAATTCTTATTAAATAAGTTGACTCGCTTTCTCCCTTTACTTATGATTTGATTAGGACTGCTTTCGGTATAAAAGGAGTGATATTAAATGCAGATTTACTTTTTAGTAGTATTCACCCATCTTTTGGGTGGATTTGTCCTGAGTTCTCATTTTCTAGATGAAAAAATTGAGGATTTTGCTTCATGTACAACCCTGTTGAATAACAACCGTTTTAAACTGGTCCTGGGAATCGTAACGGTTCTTACAGCCTTGTTTACGCTACTTAAGGTTTCACCGGCGGATGTTATCATCATTGGTGATATTCTGCCTGCAGTTTCCGGTTTTTTACTGGGAGGATACTTCATTCTCTGTTATTTCTATGAACATCTGGATGAAAGCAGAAGCTGGATGAAGGGTTATGTCGATTTTATGGAAGATCGTGGCCACTTTGCGGGGCTTGCCGCAGTTATCATTGCCATCCTCCATTTTCTCGTTCCATCGGCGCTTATAATTTAAGTATGGAAAGATCCATAGCTGGACTGGCCGAAAGAGAAGGTCTCTATTTTCTCGCAAAAAGAAATCCAGGAGGGGATCTCGGGAACAAGTGGGAGTTACCCGGAGGAAAGATCGAAGTAGGAGAAACGCCCGAACAGGCCGTCATCCGAGAATGGTTTGAGGAAATGGAATTAAATGTTCAGGTAGGATCACTCCTCTCATCTGGGCATTTTACACATCATAATAAGAAATTTCTTCTGGAGATGTACAGGGTTGAGTTCAAGGATGATCCTAAAGTCCTTCATGAACATCTTGAGTGGGGTTGGTTTTCTCCTGAGGAGATCAACGATCTGGATCTAGCCGGATCTGATCGCATCGTTTTATCGGCATTTATGGAAGCTGTAGAACCAGATCCTAAACTCTCCTAACTTCCATACTTTCTCTTTCAAATACCAAAATTTCCTCATAACGGCCGGAGGGGTTGGAGCCGGTAAGGAAGTGCATGACGTCGTCCATATCGTTGATGGATAGGAAGATGCTGTACCGAACAAAGCACTGATTGTCCTCTATTGTTTTTCTATGGATATTTTCTCCCATATACAGCGGATCAATGAGTTCTCTTAATCTGTTCCGAAGACCACCGTAATAACTCATTTCGCTATGCAAAAGATGGAGCTGTCCTTTCTTGTTGACAAAAATTTGAAATATACCGCCTTCGGAAGGCACGACGCCATGAATCAGATAACGATCCATTTCTAAATAGGGTGACCAGTTCAGGGTATACTTTGCAATCTTGCCCGAGACATTTTTTCTGCTTTGATGTGGATTTTTCATTAAATAACTGTCCCATCGGGAATAATAGCCTTTTTGGGGATGATAATGATGCCATCTCTTATGTAGTAGTGCTCTGCCTCAAAATCTGCTCTGTAATTGTCGTCTATGCCAATTCTACAATCCTGACCTATGCGTACACTTTTATCAATGATGGCTTTTCTGACCTGAGTTCCAGGGCCAATGCCTAGGTTCGGTCTTCCTATCGCCTTATTGATTTCCTTGTCTCTCGTTGTTTCATAAAGGTCGGCACCCATAATATAGACATGATCCAGGGTTGCTCCCCTATGGATGAAACTTCTGACACCAACAAGAGAGTCGACTACGGATTCACCGTTGATTATGGACCCTTCAGAGGCGAGAGCCCTATGAAAATGACAGGAATTCACCTTGGAGGGAGGAAGGTCTCTTCTATGGGTATAAATGGGGTATTCCATATCATAGAGGTTAAAGAATGGTCTTGGTGTGGCCAGATTTAAATTTGATTCAAAAAAGTTTCGGATTGTTCCAATATCCTCCCAGTAACCCTTGTAGACATGAGCTCTCACCCTTGATTTATTGATCATCATGGGGATGACTTCTTTTCCAAAATCGGCAAAGTCATTATCCAGTCCTTTGTCGAGAGCCTCTGCATTAAAGATATAGATACCCATGGAGGCCAAATAGTCTTTATGTTCCGGAATGGCATCCGTTTTTTTTCGGAGAGCTGGAATCTTGTATTCATCAATATTTTTGTCGGGACCGGGTTTTTCCAGGAAACTGTTGATGTACCCTTTGTTGTCCAACTGAAGAATACCAAGCTGATCGGCATTTTTCCGATTCACTGGGGTCGCGGCTATTGTCACATCAGCGCCGCTTTCCATGTGCTTCTTAAAAAAATCCTGAAGGTCCATCCGATAGAGCTGATCCCCGGAGAGTATCATGTAGTGGGTTGGTTCCTGAGAGTGGAAATGAAATGCATTTTTTCTGACCGCATCGGCTGTACCCATATACCAGTCGTCGTTGTCGAAGGTTTGTTCTGCTGCCAAAACTTCAACAAATCCGCCTGAAAATGTATCGAACCGATAGGTGCTGCTTATATGAAAGTGAAGTGATGCAGTATTGAATTGTGTCAGAACAAATATATTTCTGAATCCTGAATTAATACAGTTGGATATGGGTATGTCTACAAGACGGAATTTTCCGCCGAATGGGACTGCTGGTTTGGCCCGTTCTTTGGTTAGAGGATAGAGGCGGGACCCTTTTCCGCCTCCTAGAACGACACTCAATATCTTTGTCATAAAAAATAAACTCCGGTATTCCCGCTATTTCCCGGTTTTCCCGGGGGTCTCTTCATTATAGAGCCTGAATCCCTGAGGTCAAGAATCTTTGTTAAGACCCTGCTCATTATCATTCAATTAGAACTTTACATCATATATGTTTACAATCCTTTTGAATATGCAAAGCCATGAAATTCATGTTAAATAGATGCAATCTTTCCATAATATGCTAAGCTATATTCATGAGTGATGTAAGATCTTTTTTGGATGAATTGAAACATAATCAGTCTTTTATGGACAATGTAACTCGATGGGAAATCCTTCCTTCTTCAAAGGGGTCTTTTGCTCCTCTGCCTGAAAGTCTTCCCTCTGTCGTCAGGAAGGCTCTGAATAATAGAGGAATAGAGAGTCTTTATACACACCAGGCTGATTGCTATGAGGCCGCTGTCAGGGGAGAGGACCTTTGTGTTGTTACACCAACTGCGTCTGGTAAAACCCTCTGTTACAATCTACCTGTACTAAAAACTCTGCTGGATGAGCCTGAATCCAGAGCCTTATATCTTTTCCCGACAAAAGCCCTCAGCCAAGATCAGCAATCAGCATTGAATGATATTGTTCTGGGAGATGATGTCCCTGTGAAGGTCTGTACCTATGACGGTGATACTCCCGGATCATTAAGGATTGCCGCCCGTCAGGCGGGTAGAATCATAATTTCCAACCCTGATATGCTTCATTCGGGAATCCTACCAAACCATCCTAAGTGGATCGATTTTTTTAAGTCTTTGCGTTATATCGTCTTGGATGAAGTGCATAGCTATAGGGGTGTTTTCGGGTCTCATATGTGTAATTTGTTACGCCGTCTGAAGAGAATCGCCGCTTTTTACGGGAGTAATCCACAGTTTATCTGTTGTAGTGCCACGATCGGAAATCCGGCCGAACTGACCCAGGCAATCATCGAAAAACCAGTCACCCTGGTGAACAGAAATGGAGCTCCTGCGGGGGAAAAACACCTCATTTTTTACAATCCTCCTCTTGTGGACCCTGTTCAGGGCATCAGGAAAGGTGTTGTACACAGTTCTCAGCAAATGGCAGTCCGCCTTTTAAACCGGGGTATTAAAACCATCATATTCACCCGGTCGAGGGTCAAAACAGAGCTTGTAGCTTCGTACATCAACAAAAAACTC of Oceanispirochaeta crateris contains these proteins:
- a CDS encoding LIC_12708 family protein, with the protein product MKQKYLTRFLIISLLFILFSCNSENKVLQREDLFILPMGYMADELNYFLKPDSQLPGSSDLFINDGRVFLSSSNAGKIMELNSYGDLLGFYYNPTINPEPAQYITEEKENPVMVKKWNFRGIEHLAVTDEYLLVADRVDENQSKMENKILHNRIVLRFNHKGEFIDYLGQEGIQGAPFAFIQGLEVTDSGEIVVMTRQGQNQLVYWYSQKGELLYKIILDKQNLPIMEEDGWSPGVPESIKPDRQEHKLYIKMDYFPLIDSPDLKSVSRLYTLDLTEERYTGYFTIANLEVELNGQKMDGIYEYLGITSSGLHFFLGSDFSGRYYLIFMDQTGAVKVSRVMFIQDSGILFRRFFLSAEGLLAGIFYEENGARVSWWRTDKIAEKYAQ
- a CDS encoding (deoxy)nucleoside triphosphate pyrophosphohydrolase translates to MERSIAGLAEREGLYFLAKRNPGGDLGNKWELPGGKIEVGETPEQAVIREWFEEMELNVQVGSLLSSGHFTHHNKKFLLEMYRVEFKDDPKVLHEHLEWGWFSPEEINDLDLAGSDRIVLSAFMEAVEPDPKLS
- a CDS encoding glucose-1-phosphate adenylyltransferase gives rise to the protein MTKILSVVLGGGKGSRLYPLTKERAKPAVPFGGKFRLVDIPISNCINSGFRNIFVLTQFNTASLHFHISSTYRFDTFSGGFVEVLAAEQTFDNDDWYMGTADAVRKNAFHFHSQEPTHYMILSGDQLYRMDLQDFFKKHMESGADVTIAATPVNRKNADQLGILQLDNKGYINSFLEKPGPDKNIDEYKIPALRKKTDAIPEHKDYLASMGIYIFNAEALDKGLDNDFADFGKEVIPMMINKSRVRAHVYKGYWEDIGTIRNFFESNLNLATPRPFFNLYDMEYPIYTHRRDLPPSKVNSCHFHRALASEGSIINGESVVDSLVGVRSFIHRGATLDHVYIMGADLYETTRDKEINKAIGRPNLGIGPGTQVRKAIIDKSVRIGQDCRIGIDDNYRADFEAEHYYIRDGIIIIPKKAIIPDGTVI